The sequence ATCCCCTACGGCGATGCCGATCGTCTCGCCAAGTTGATCCCGGTGGTGCGCGGAAAGCCCGCCAAGCTCAAGGAGATGATTGGCGAGGAATCACCAGCTCCTGAGTTCCGAGAGAAGTATCTCGGCGACCCCGCGGTGAAGCGTTGGGTCGACATGGCCATGCGCATCGAGGGCACCAACAAAACCTTTGGCGTCCATGCCGCCGGCGTTGTGATTGCCGCGGATCCCCTCGATGAAGTTGTGCCGTTGCAACGCAACAACGACGGTCAGGTGATCACCCAGTACTTCATGGAAGACGTGGAGTCGATGGGCCTTCTGAAGATGGACTTTCTGGGGTTGAAAAACCTCACGATGATCGACAAGACCGTCGATTTGGTTCACCAGAGTTCTGGAGTGAGCATCGATCCTGATGCCCTTCCGCTGGACGATCCAGGCACCTTTGGTCTCTTGGCCCGCGGAGATCTCGAAGGCATTTTCCAGTTGGAATCCAGTGGGATGCGACAGATCGTGCGCGACCTCAAACCCTCATCCCTTGAGGACATCTCATCGATCCTTGCCCTTTATCGACCCGGCCCGCTGGATGCTGGTTTGATCCCGAAATTCATCAACCGTAAGCACGGCCGTGAGGCGATTGATTTCGCACACGCCAAGTTGGAACCGATCCTGCAGGAGACCTACGGGATCATGGTGTACCAAGAGCAGATCATGAAGATCGCTCAGGATCTGGCTGGCTATTCGCTTGGAGAAGCAGATCTGCTGCGCCGGGCCATGGGCAAAAAGAAGGTGTCGGAGATGCAGAAGCACCGAGGCATCTTTGTGAAGGGGGCCAGTGACCGCGGCGTCGACGCCAAGATCGCCGATGAGCTATTCGATCAGATGGTGCTCTTCGCGGAGTACTGCTTCAACAAGAGCCATTCCACCGCCTACGGCGCGGTGACCTATCAGACCGCCTACCTCAAGGCTCACTATCCCGTGGCCTACATGGCGGCGCTGCTCACGGTGAATGCCGGCAGCACCGACAAAGTGCAGCGCTACATCTCCAATTGCAATGCGATGGGGATCGAGGTGATGCCCCCCGATGTGAATGCCTCTGGCATTGACTTCACCCCCGTCGGTGATCGCATCTTGTTCGGTCTCTCGGCTGTTCGAAACCTTGGGGATGGGGCGATTCGCGTCCTGTTAGAGGCCCGCACGAATGATGGTCCCTTCCAGTCTCTGGCTGATCTTTGCGACCGGATTCCAGGGACCACCTTGAACCGTCGCTCCCTTGAAGCGCTGATCCACTGCGGCGCCATGGATGCCCTCGAACCTGAGGCCAACCGGGCTCAGCTAATGGCAGACCTGGACTTGATCGTTGATTGGGCGGCCTCCAGGGCCCGTGATCGAGCCAGTGGTCAAGGCAACCTCTTTGATCTGTTTGCGGCTCCTGAAGCCAACGAAGCCGATGGATCCCAGGGGGGCGGCAACGATGTGAGCACCGCTCCAAAGGCGGCACCAGTGAAGGATTACCCCCCCACTGAGAAGCTGAGGCTTGAGAAGGAGTTGGTCGGTTTTTACCTCTCCGATCACCCCCTCAAGCAGCTCACCCGTCCTGTCCAGCTGCTTTCACCGGTGGGCCTCGGTGGTCTCGAGGAGCAAGCCGACAAGGCGAGGGTCAGTGTTGTGGGCATGGTTTCGGGACTGCGGCCAGTGACCACCAGAAAGGGTGACCGCATGGCCGTCCTTCAACTCGAGGATCTCAGCGGCAGTTGCGAAGCAGTCGTCTTTCCGAAGACCTATGCCCGCCTCTCGGATCACCTCATGGTCGATGCCCGCCTGTTGGTCTGGGCGTCCGTCGACCGGCGAGACGAGCAGGTTCAGCTGATCGTGGACGACTGTCGCGTGATCGATGAGCTGCAGTTTTTGGTGGTGGAACTGGATGGTCACCAGGCCAGTGACATTGCCATTCAGCACAAGCTGCGGGAATGCCTGAACCAGCACCGCACCGAAAAAGATGAGGGCGGCGTGCGGGTCCCCGTCGTGGCCATGGTCAAGGACCAAAGCCAAGTTCGTTATGTGCGCCTGGGCCACCAGTTCTGCGTGCGCGATAGCCGCGCCGCACTCAGCAGTCTGGAGGCGCAGGCCTTCCGAGCACGTCTCAGCTCGAAGCTGGTGGCCGCTTAACAGAGTTGCGCAGGCGGTTGATGTTGACGCCGACCTGCTCAAATCCCAGCAGGCTTCCTGCTGAGGTTTCCCAACTCGCTGACAAGACCCCGTAGCTCAATCCAACCAGTCCCAACAGGAAAAACCCCCCAGACGTC is a genomic window of Synechococcus sp. A10-1-5-1 containing:
- a CDS encoding DNA polymerase III subunit alpha; amino-acid sequence: MAFVPLHNHSDYSLLDGASQLPAMVKRAEELGMPAIALTDHGVMYGAIELLKLCRGSSVKPIIGNEMYVINGSIDDPNPPKKERRYHLVVLAKNAVGYRNLVKLTSISHLRGMRGRGIFSRACIDKPTLERYSEGLIIATACLGGEIPQAILRDRPDVARDVARWYQGVFGDDFYLEIQDHGSPEDRIVNVEMAKISKELGIPLVATNDAHYLTSNDAEAHDALLCVLTGKLVTDEKRLRYTGTEFIKGEQEMLGLFADHLEPEVVAEAVANTALVAEKVEDYDILGRYQMPRFPIPEGHTPVSYLREVTEQGLRVRLGLPEDSGFEPTYGERLDFELQVMEQMGFPTYFLVVWDYIRFARDNGIPVGPGRGSAAGSLVAYALGITNIDPVTNGLLFERFLNPERKSMPDIDTDFCIERRGEVIDYVTERYGEDKVAQIITFNRMTSKAVLKDVARVLDIPYGDADRLAKLIPVVRGKPAKLKEMIGEESPAPEFREKYLGDPAVKRWVDMAMRIEGTNKTFGVHAAGVVIAADPLDEVVPLQRNNDGQVITQYFMEDVESMGLLKMDFLGLKNLTMIDKTVDLVHQSSGVSIDPDALPLDDPGTFGLLARGDLEGIFQLESSGMRQIVRDLKPSSLEDISSILALYRPGPLDAGLIPKFINRKHGREAIDFAHAKLEPILQETYGIMVYQEQIMKIAQDLAGYSLGEADLLRRAMGKKKVSEMQKHRGIFVKGASDRGVDAKIADELFDQMVLFAEYCFNKSHSTAYGAVTYQTAYLKAHYPVAYMAALLTVNAGSTDKVQRYISNCNAMGIEVMPPDVNASGIDFTPVGDRILFGLSAVRNLGDGAIRVLLEARTNDGPFQSLADLCDRIPGTTLNRRSLEALIHCGAMDALEPEANRAQLMADLDLIVDWAASRARDRASGQGNLFDLFAAPEANEADGSQGGGNDVSTAPKAAPVKDYPPTEKLRLEKELVGFYLSDHPLKQLTRPVQLLSPVGLGGLEEQADKARVSVVGMVSGLRPVTTRKGDRMAVLQLEDLSGSCEAVVFPKTYARLSDHLMVDARLLVWASVDRRDEQVQLIVDDCRVIDELQFLVVELDGHQASDIAIQHKLRECLNQHRTEKDEGGVRVPVVAMVKDQSQVRYVRLGHQFCVRDSRAALSSLEAQAFRARLSSKLVAA